From a single Sorghum bicolor cultivar BTx623 chromosome 5, Sorghum_bicolor_NCBIv3, whole genome shotgun sequence genomic region:
- the LOC8079743 gene encoding uncharacterized protein LOC8079743 — protein MPPRRSRRLRGQEPGEDCPHSSCREDKEHEAKPTSEQMQAEESAQVSQLSGRCLTSSPVPCIWEQLRRDWGRRFYIRLDAQGCFHTYPDVGGPFKSLLETNEAIDRYLEARRDPKMCEKQDRAIRECLYWPDGTVKRRTMSEKTEKSEMCQLVQALVDKYNEDQNLLEDLAHELKDVLHYQSIIENLNLYYHFNFTTKIKGADPNECSMDNLFFVEVKFIRQGKLTELQANCFYAVNPDDNGHCFGCTKDGDFGMKHPSGSVGYTAGHLNVGLPFGHFAKWKRDYEDEEDDDKYVKAKEAELRQMFKGLDNPDVMKKLCTPPPWATKRKAQE, from the exons ATGCCTCCCCGCCGAAGCCGCCGCCTCCGCGGTCAAGAGcctggtgaagattgcccccacTCTTC gtgcCGGGAGGACAAGGAGCATGAGGCTAAGCCTACATCTGAACAGATGCAGGCAGAGGAATCAGCTCAGGTGTCACAGCTATCAGGACGCTGCCTTACCTCGTCTCCAGTGCCATGCATATGGGAGCAGCTGCGGCGTGATTGGGGACGCCGGTTTTATATCAGACTCGATGCTCAGGGATGTTTCCATACATATCCTGATGTGGGTGGGCCATTTAAAAGCTTACTGGAAACCAACGAGGCCATTGATCGCTATCTCGAGGCCCGCCGGGATCCAAAGAT GTGTGAAAAGCAAGATAGGGCTATAAGAGAATGCCTTTACTGGCCTGATGGCACAGTCAAGAGGCGTACAATGTCAGAAAAAACTGAGAAATCTGAAATGTGTCAACTTGTTCAAGCTTTAGTGGACAAGTATAATGAGGACCAAAATCTTTTGGAG GATCTTGCACACGAACTCAAAGACGTTTTACACTACCAGTCAATTATTGAGAACCTGAATTTGTACTATCATTTCAATTTcacaacaaagattaaaggggCTGATCCAAATGAATGTAGCATGGACAATCTTTTCTTTGTGGAAGTGAAATTTATCCGACAAGGAAAGCTTACAGAACTGCAGGCTAACTGTTTCTACGCAGTTAATCCGGATGACAATG gtCACTGCTTTGGTTGCACCAAAGATGGAGATTTTGGTATGAAGCACCCTAGCGGTTCTGTTGGATACACTGCTGGTCACTTGAATGTGGGTTTGCCATTTGGACACTTTGCAAAGTGGAAGAGGGACTATGAGGATGAGGAGGATGATGATAAATAT GTGAAAGCTAAGGAAGCTGAGCTAAGGCAGATGTTCAAG GGCCTTGATAACCCAGATGTCATGAAGAAACTATGCACGCCCCCTCCATGGGCAACTAAAAGAAAAGCGCAGGAGTGA
- the LOC8079744 gene encoding aldehyde dehydrogenase family 3 member H1, protein MAEETVRELRASFAAGRTRSPEWRAEQLRGLIRMIDEKEAEISAALHEDLAKPHMESYLHEISLTKSSCKFAINGLKNWMKPEKVPASITTFPSSAQIVPEPLGVVLIISAWNYPFILSIDPVIGAIAAGNAVVLKPSEIAPATSSVLANLLPKYVDNSCIKVVEGGVPETTALLEQRWDKIFYTGSGTVARIVMAAAAKHLTPVALELGGKSPVVVDSNVDLHVAVKRIVVGKWGCNNGQACIAPDYIITTKSFAPELVASLKRVLVRFYGEDPLQSADLSRIVNSKQFKRLQDLIEEKRVADKIVFGGEADEEQLKIAPTVLLDVPQDSAIMTGEIFGPLLPIVTVEKIEESFNLINAKPKPLAAYLFTKNKKLQEEFVANVPAGGMLVNDTALHLANPYLPFGGVGDSGMGCYHGKFGFDCFSHKKAVLIRGFGGEANARYPPYTTEKQKILRGLINGSFIALILALLGFPREKR, encoded by the exons ATGGCGGAGGAGACGGTGCGGGAGCTGCGCGCGAGCTTCGCGGCGGGGCGGACGCGGTCGCCCGAGTGGCGCGCGGAGCAGCTCAGGGGACTCATCCGGATGATCGACGAGAAGGAGGCCGAGATCAGCGCCGCGCTCCATGAAGACCTCGCCAAGCCGCACATGGAGTCCTATCTCCACGAG ATCTCACTGACAAAGTCGTCGTGCAAGTTTGCGATCAACGGGCTCAAGAACTGGATGAAGCCCGAAAAG GTACCTGCGTCCATAACTACATTCCCGTCCTCCGCTCAAATCGTGCCGGAGCCCCTCGGTGTCGTGCTCATCATCTCAGCTTGGAACTACCCTTTCA TACTCTCTATTGACCCGGTCATTGGAGCAATCGCCGCTGGAAATGCCGTTGTTCTGAAGCCATCAGAAATAGCGCCAGCTACCTCGTCAGTGTTAGCAAATCTGCTACCCAAGTATGTTGATAACTCCTGCATTAAAGTTGTGGAGGGAGGCGTTCCAGAAACAACCGCACTGTTGGAACAGAGATGGGATAAGATCTTCTACACAG GTAGTGGAACTGTAGCACGCATAGTGATGGCAGCAGCCGCAAAGCATTTAACCCCGGTGGCTTTGGAGCTTGGTGGGAAATCCCCTGTTGTTGTGGATTCGAATGTTGATCTTCAT GTTGCCGTTAAGAGGATTGTTGTTGGCAAATGGGGATGCAACAATGGCCAAGCGTGCATTGCTCCAGATTACATCATAACGACGAAATCATTCGCACCAGAGCTG GTGGCCTCTTTGAAAAGAGTCTTGGTAAGGTTCTATGGGGAGGATCCTCTGCAATCAGCAGACTTGTCTCGTATTGTGAATTCGAAGCAATTCAAGAGATTGCAAGATTTGATAGAGGAAAAAAGAGTTGCTGACAAGATTGTGTTCGGCGGCGAGGCTGATGAGGAGCAATT AAAAATTGCTCCTACAGTATTGTTAGATGTTCCCCAAGATTCAGCAATTATGACAGGGGAAATATTTGGGCCCTTGCTTCCGATTGTGACG GTCGAAAAGATTGAGGAAAGCTTCAACCTGATCAACGCCAAGCCAAAGCCACTCGCTGCCTACCTTTTCACCAAGAACAAGAAGCTGCAAGAGGAGTTTGTAGCCAACGTCCCTGCAGGAGGGATGCTTGTGAACGATACCGCGCTACAT CTCGCCAACCCATACTTGCCCTTTGGCGGCGTGGGCGACAGCGGGATGGGGTGCTACCACGGCAAGTTCGGCTTCGACTGCTTCAGCCACAAGAAGGCGGTGCTGATCCGCGGCTTTGGTGGCGAGGCGAACGCCAGGTACCCGCCCTACACGACGGAGAAGCAGAAGATCCTGAGAGGACTCATCAACGGCAGCTTCATCGCCCTCATCCTTGCTCTCCTCGGCTTCCCCAGGGAGAAGCGTTAG